One genomic segment of Pseudomonas sp. p1(2021b) includes these proteins:
- the dksA gene encoding RNA polymerase-binding protein DksA, producing the protein MSTVEKQKAGQTMYGVEPYVETKGEEYMGEPMKQHFTKLLSAWKQELMTSVDRTVDHMKDEAANFPDPADRASQEEEFALELRNRDRERKLIKKIDKTLDKIKEDEYGWCDACGVEIGLRRLEARPTADLCFDCKELAEKKEKQVGKA; encoded by the coding sequence ATGTCCACCGTAGAAAAGCAAAAAGCCGGTCAGACCATGTACGGTGTCGAACCCTACGTCGAAACCAAGGGTGAAGAGTACATGGGCGAGCCCATGAAGCAGCACTTCACCAAGCTCCTCAGCGCCTGGAAGCAGGAACTGATGACCAGCGTGGATCGCACCGTGGATCACATGAAGGACGAAGCGGCCAACTTCCCCGACCCGGCCGACCGCGCCAGCCAGGAAGAAGAATTCGCCCTGGAACTGCGTAACCGTGATCGCGAGCGCAAGCTGATCAAGAAGATCGACAAGACCCTCGACAAGATCAAGGAAGACGAATACGGCTGGTGCGATGCCTGTGGCGTCGAGATTGGCCTGCGTCGCCTGGAAGCCCGCCCGACCGCCGACCTGTGCTTCGACTGCAAGGAGCTGGCGGAGAAGAAGGAAAAGCAGGTCGGCAAGGCCTGA
- a CDS encoding pyridoxal phosphate-dependent aminotransferase — MAQPHSARSRAIEPFHVMALLARANELQAAGHDVIHLEIGEPDFTTAEPIVAAGQAALAAGHTRYTAARGLPALREAIAGFYAQRYGVSVDPERILVTPGGSGALLLASSLLVDPGKHWLLADPGYPCNRHFLRLVEGGAQLVPVGPEVNYQLTADLVERYWDKDTVGALVASPANPTGTVLDRAELASLSKATRERHGHLVVDEIYHGLTYGMDAPSVLEVDDQAFVLNSFSKYFGMTGWRLGWLVAPPSAVGDLEKLAQNLYISAPSMAQHAALACFEPATLAILEERRAEFARRRDYLLPALRELGFGIAVEPQGAFYLYADISAFGGDAFAFCRHFLETEHLAFTPGLDFGRHQAGHHVRFAYTQSLPRLEEAVQRIARGLKSWQG; from the coding sequence ATGGCTCAGCCACACAGTGCGCGCAGTCGCGCCATCGAACCCTTCCACGTCATGGCCTTGCTGGCGCGCGCCAATGAGCTGCAGGCGGCCGGCCATGATGTCATCCACCTGGAGATCGGCGAGCCGGACTTCACCACAGCGGAACCCATCGTGGCTGCAGGCCAGGCGGCATTGGCCGCAGGCCACACCCGCTACACCGCGGCGCGTGGTCTGCCGGCGCTGCGCGAGGCGATCGCCGGCTTCTATGCCCAGCGCTATGGCGTGAGCGTGGACCCGGAGCGCATCCTCGTCACCCCGGGCGGCTCGGGTGCACTGCTGCTGGCCAGCAGCCTGCTGGTCGACCCGGGCAAGCACTGGCTGTTGGCCGACCCTGGCTACCCCTGCAACCGGCACTTCCTGCGGCTGGTCGAAGGTGGGGCGCAGCTGGTGCCGGTAGGGCCGGAGGTCAATTACCAGCTCACCGCCGACCTGGTCGAGCGCTACTGGGACAAAGACACCGTCGGTGCGCTGGTGGCCTCGCCGGCCAACCCCACTGGCACGGTCCTCGACCGCGCCGAGCTGGCCAGCCTGTCCAAGGCCACCCGTGAACGCCACGGCCACCTGGTGGTAGACGAGATCTACCACGGCCTGACCTATGGGATGGACGCGCCCAGCGTGCTGGAAGTGGACGACCAGGCGTTTGTCCTGAACAGTTTTTCCAAGTATTTCGGCATGACGGGCTGGCGGCTCGGTTGGCTGGTAGCGCCTCCCAGTGCTGTGGGCGACCTGGAAAAACTCGCTCAGAATCTCTACATCAGTGCGCCCAGCATGGCCCAGCACGCCGCGCTGGCATGTTTCGAGCCTGCGACCCTGGCCATCCTCGAGGAACGCCGGGCCGAGTTCGCCCGGCGACGCGACTACCTGCTGCCGGCCCTGCGCGAGCTGGGCTTCGGCATTGCCGTGGAGCCCCAGGGCGCCTTCTACTTGTACGCCGATATCAGCGCCTTCGGCGGTGATGCCTTCGCCTTCTGCCGGCATTTCCTGGAAACCGAGCACCTGGCCTTCACCCCCGGCCTGGACTTCGGCCGCCACCAGGCCGGCCACCACGTACGGTTCGCCTATACCCAAAGCCTGCCGCGCCTGGAGGAGGCGGTGCAGCGCATCGCCCGTGGCCTGAAGAGCTGGCAAGGCTGA
- the sfsA gene encoding DNA/RNA nuclease SfsA has protein sequence MLFFPALEQARLLRRYKRFLADIELASGEQLTIHCPNTGSMLNCMREGGQVWFSRSNDPKRKLPGTWEISETPQGRLACVNTGRANALVEEALRGGQIAELAGFTALKREVAYGEEGSRVDFRLEFPDGPAYVEVKSVTLGYPDTPIAAFPDAVTQRGAKHLRELAALARQGIRAVQLYCVNLTGVEAVRPAEEIDAAYAQALRAAVADGVEVLAYGTRLDAEQIVIDRPLPVLLTP, from the coding sequence ATGCTGTTCTTTCCCGCACTTGAACAGGCGCGCCTGCTGCGCCGCTACAAACGTTTCCTGGCCGATATCGAACTGGCCAGTGGCGAACAACTGACCATCCATTGCCCGAATACCGGGTCCATGCTCAATTGCATGCGCGAGGGCGGGCAGGTCTGGTTCAGCCGCTCCAATGACCCCAAGCGCAAGCTGCCGGGCACCTGGGAAATCAGCGAGACGCCCCAGGGACGCCTGGCCTGCGTCAACACCGGTCGGGCCAATGCCTTGGTGGAGGAGGCCCTGCGCGGTGGGCAGATTGCCGAGCTGGCCGGCTTCACCGCGCTCAAGCGCGAGGTGGCCTATGGCGAGGAAGGCAGCCGGGTGGACTTTCGCCTGGAGTTTCCGGACGGGCCGGCCTACGTGGAGGTCAAGAGCGTTACCCTGGGCTACCCGGATACACCGATTGCCGCCTTTCCCGATGCGGTGACCCAGCGCGGCGCCAAGCATCTGCGCGAGCTGGCGGCGCTGGCGCGCCAAGGTATTCGCGCGGTGCAGCTGTACTGCGTCAACCTCACCGGCGTGGAGGCGGTGCGCCCGGCCGAGGAGATCGACGCGGCCTACGCGCAGGCTTTGCGAGCTGCAGTGGCAGATGGCGTCGAAGTGTTGGCCTACGGTACCCGGCTGGATGCCGAACAGATCGTCATCGACCGGCCATTGCCGGTATTGCTCACGCCTTGA
- a CDS encoding Rieske (2Fe-2S) protein, with protein MHFLCASTDLAEGASRAFSVAGEHLFGVRRQGRVYLYRNRCPHRGIPLNWDADAFLDDSASLIHCAHHGALFLIESGECVAGPCKGEQLDALGCLEDSQGIWLKA; from the coding sequence ATGCATTTTCTCTGCGCCTCAACCGACCTGGCCGAAGGTGCCAGCCGCGCTTTCAGCGTAGCTGGCGAGCACCTGTTCGGTGTGCGCCGCCAAGGCCGGGTCTACCTTTACCGCAATCGCTGCCCGCACCGCGGCATTCCCTTGAACTGGGATGCCGATGCCTTTCTCGACGACAGTGCCAGCCTGATCCATTGCGCCCACCATGGCGCATTGTTCCTGATCGAAAGTGGTGAATGCGTGGCCGGCCCTTGCAAGGGCGAGCAGCTGGATGCCCTGGGCTGCCTGGAAGACAGCCAGGGCATCTGGCTCAAGGCGTGA
- a CDS encoding hemin ABC transporter substrate-binding protein, which produces MMRRPAALIALCVGVFLSTQALSDELPKRWVSAGGALSEWISALGGEPRLVGVDTTSQHPASLKALPSIGYQRALSAEGILSLRPDVLVGTEEMGPPPVLAQVRKAGVRVELLSGKAELDVVDSNLEQLGKLLGAEQKAAELSAEYHQQLEAVQAKVKQAQASGKVPGVLLLVGHAGAKPLMAGRGTSGDWLLRQAGARNLADHQGYRNFSVETLAALDPDVVVFSDRALEGEQAMQALLKENPALAASRAARDKRLVSLDPTLLVGGLGPRLPTTLNGLVEAFYPVAQ; this is translated from the coding sequence ATGATGCGTCGTCCTGCTGCCCTGATCGCCCTGTGCGTGGGTGTCTTTCTCTCCACTCAGGCCCTGAGCGACGAGCTGCCCAAGCGCTGGGTCAGTGCCGGCGGGGCGTTGAGTGAATGGATCAGTGCCTTGGGGGGCGAGCCCCGGTTGGTTGGGGTCGATACCACCAGCCAGCACCCGGCATCGCTCAAGGCACTGCCCAGCATCGGCTACCAGCGCGCGCTGTCTGCCGAAGGCATCCTCAGCCTGCGACCTGACGTGCTGGTCGGTACCGAGGAAATGGGACCACCGCCGGTGCTGGCGCAAGTCCGCAAGGCCGGTGTTCGGGTCGAGCTGCTTTCCGGCAAAGCCGAACTGGATGTGGTGGACAGCAACCTCGAGCAACTGGGCAAGCTGCTCGGTGCCGAGCAGAAGGCCGCCGAGCTGAGCGCCGAATACCACCAGCAACTGGAAGCTGTGCAGGCGAAGGTCAAGCAGGCCCAGGCCAGCGGGAAGGTTCCGGGAGTCCTGTTGTTGGTCGGTCATGCCGGCGCCAAGCCCCTGATGGCAGGCCGGGGCACGTCGGGAGACTGGCTGCTGCGCCAGGCCGGTGCCCGCAACCTGGCCGATCACCAGGGCTACAGGAACTTCTCCGTCGAGACCCTCGCTGCCCTGGACCCGGATGTGGTGGTGTTTTCCGACCGCGCCCTGGAGGGGGAGCAGGCCATGCAGGCGCTGCTCAAGGAAAACCCAGCTCTGGCGGCCTCCCGTGCGGCGCGTGACAAACGCCTGGTTTCCCTGGACCCGACCTTGCTGGTCGGTGGCCTCGGCCCGCGCCTGCCAACGACCTTGAACGGCCTGGTCGAGGCCTTCTATCCGGTCGCCCAATGA
- a CDS encoding FecCD family ABC transporter permease: MLATWLSLALGPVSLPLFDTLRAGLRLLGLPMAADGLEQAEMILGQIRLPRTLLGLAVGAVLALSGVAMQGLFRNPLADPGLVGVASGAALGAAVAIVGGSWLGGIPEWFAPYLLSACAFLGGLGVTALVYRLGRRDGQTNVATMLLAGIALTALAGSAVGLFTYLADDATLRTLTFWNLGSLNGASYERLWPLLLVATAVSLWLPRRAQALNALLLGESEARHLGIDVEALKRELVFCTALGVGAAVAAAGLIGFIGLVVPHLVRLLCGPDHRVLLPASLLAGGALLLFADLVARLALAPAELPIGIVTAFIGAPFFLFLLIRGRA; encoded by the coding sequence CTGTTGGCGACCTGGTTGTCGCTGGCGTTGGGCCCGGTGAGCCTGCCGCTGTTCGATACGTTGCGTGCCGGGCTGCGCCTGTTGGGGTTGCCCATGGCCGCCGATGGCCTGGAACAGGCCGAGATGATTCTCGGCCAGATCCGTCTGCCGCGTACCCTGCTGGGGTTGGCGGTGGGTGCGGTGCTGGCGCTGTCGGGCGTGGCGATGCAGGGGTTGTTCCGCAACCCGTTGGCCGACCCCGGGCTTGTCGGCGTTGCCAGTGGCGCGGCCCTGGGCGCGGCAGTGGCGATCGTCGGCGGCAGCTGGTTGGGCGGGATCCCGGAGTGGTTCGCCCCTTACCTGTTGTCGGCGTGCGCTTTTCTTGGCGGCCTTGGCGTCACTGCGCTGGTCTATCGCCTGGGGCGGCGCGACGGCCAGACCAACGTTGCCACCATGCTGTTGGCGGGCATCGCCCTGACCGCGTTGGCGGGTTCGGCCGTGGGGCTGTTCACCTACCTGGCCGACGATGCCACCTTGCGTACATTGACATTCTGGAACCTGGGCAGCCTCAACGGCGCCAGCTACGAGCGCCTGTGGCCTTTGTTGCTAGTGGCGACGGCCGTCTCGTTGTGGTTGCCACGCCGAGCCCAGGCGCTCAATGCCCTGCTGCTGGGAGAATCGGAGGCGCGGCACCTGGGTATCGACGTGGAAGCGCTCAAGCGCGAGCTGGTGTTCTGTACTGCCTTGGGAGTGGGGGCCGCCGTTGCTGCAGCCGGGCTGATCGGCTTCATCGGCCTGGTGGTGCCACACCTGGTACGTCTGCTCTGCGGGCCGGACCATCGGGTGCTGTTGCCGGCGTCCTTGCTGGCCGGCGGGGCGCTGTTGCTGTTCGCCGACCTGGTGGCGCGCCTGGCGCTGGCACCCGCAGAACTGCCGATCGGTATCGTGACCGCATTCATCGGTGCGCCATTTTTCCTGTTCCTGCTGATTCGAGGGCGCGCCTGA
- a CDS encoding heme ABC transporter ATP-binding protein — MLQVDGLHLRRGSNDVLHGIDLQVRPGQVLGVLGPNGAGKSSLLGALCGELVPSQGQVRLQGRPLADWPGQERARRLAVLPQVSSLGFAFGVEEVVGLGRLPHASGRQRDREIVEAALRAADAWHLLERNYLALSGGERQRVHLARVLAQLWPGEAGSTLLLDEPTSMLDPLHQHTTLQAVRRFADQGAAVLVILHDLNLAARYCDRILLLEQGRSHALGTPQQVLAPAALKAVFGIDVLVQAHPERGHPLIIIR; from the coding sequence ATGTTGCAAGTCGACGGCCTGCACCTGCGGCGTGGCAGCAATGATGTGCTGCACGGGATAGACCTGCAGGTGCGGCCCGGGCAGGTCCTGGGTGTGCTAGGGCCCAATGGCGCCGGCAAGAGCAGCCTGTTGGGCGCCTTGTGTGGCGAGTTGGTGCCCAGCCAGGGGCAGGTGCGGTTGCAGGGGCGCCCGTTGGCAGACTGGCCGGGCCAGGAGCGCGCTCGTCGCCTGGCGGTGTTGCCACAGGTCTCCAGCCTGGGTTTTGCTTTTGGCGTCGAAGAGGTGGTCGGGCTCGGCCGGCTGCCTCATGCCAGCGGCCGCCAGCGTGATCGGGAAATCGTCGAGGCGGCCTTGCGTGCGGCAGATGCCTGGCACCTGCTGGAGCGCAACTACCTGGCGCTGTCCGGCGGCGAGCGCCAGCGGGTGCACCTGGCCCGGGTATTGGCGCAGTTGTGGCCAGGCGAGGCGGGCAGCACGTTATTGCTGGACGAACCCACCTCGATGCTTGACCCGTTGCACCAGCACACCACCTTGCAGGCGGTACGTCGATTCGCCGACCAGGGGGCTGCGGTCCTGGTCATCCTGCATGATCTCAACCTGGCGGCGCGCTACTGTGACCGTATCCTGTTGCTGGAGCAGGGGCGCAGCCATGCCCTGGGTACGCCGCAACAAGTCCTTGCACCCGCGGCGCTCAAGGCGGTGTTCGGCATCGATGTGCTGGTGCAGGCGCATCCGGAGCGTGGGCATCCGCTGATCATCATCCGCTAG
- a CDS encoding ChaN family lipoprotein, with protein MRNGLLSGLLALVLTGCQASLPPLPAWQSSEGRNDAQLGEIRNLADGQRLTPDQLVAQLARAPRVLVGEKHDNPDHHALQLWLLRALETRRAQGSLLLEMLQPVQQPLVDALQGQATPPEKLPQALAWQEGWDWRLYGPIVREALQRQIPLLAANLTPDEMRQAYRNPLVLEGQHSNAPAVKAALLEQVRAGHCGLLPEQQLPAMLAVQQQRDRRIAERMMAAPAPALLFAGSYHARKDLGVPLHLADLRAPGETKVLLLVEVGEKVEPGMADYVWYTAALPAQDYCAQLRR; from the coding sequence ATGCGTAATGGGTTGTTGTCCGGCTTGCTGGCCCTGGTATTGACCGGCTGCCAGGCCAGCCTGCCGCCGTTGCCCGCCTGGCAGAGCTCAGAGGGGCGGAATGATGCGCAGCTAGGGGAGATCCGCAACCTGGCTGATGGCCAACGGCTCACGCCTGACCAGCTCGTGGCGCAGTTGGCGCGGGCTCCTCGGGTGCTGGTGGGCGAAAAGCACGACAATCCCGACCACCACGCCTTGCAGTTGTGGTTGCTGCGTGCGCTGGAAACCCGGCGTGCGCAGGGCAGCCTGTTGCTGGAAATGCTACAGCCAGTGCAGCAACCTTTGGTCGATGCACTGCAAGGGCAGGCGACACCGCCCGAGAAGCTGCCCCAAGCCCTGGCCTGGCAAGAGGGATGGGACTGGCGGTTGTACGGGCCTATCGTGCGTGAGGCCCTGCAGCGGCAGATCCCTTTGCTGGCAGCCAACCTGACGCCAGATGAAATGCGCCAGGCCTATCGCAACCCGCTGGTGTTGGAGGGGCAGCACTCGAATGCTCCGGCGGTGAAGGCTGCGTTGCTCGAACAAGTCCGTGCTGGCCATTGTGGGTTGCTGCCGGAGCAGCAACTGCCAGCCATGCTTGCCGTCCAGCAGCAGCGCGACCGGCGTATCGCGGAACGGATGATGGCTGCGCCGGCCCCGGCCTTGCTGTTCGCTGGCAGCTACCATGCGCGCAAGGACCTTGGCGTGCCGCTGCACTTGGCAGACCTGAGGGCGCCGGGCGAGACGAAGGTCTTGTTGCTGGTGGAGGTCGGAGAGAAAGTCGAGCCCGGCATGGCGGACTATGTGTGGTACACGGCGGCACTGCCTGCCCAGGACTATTGCGCTCAGTTGCGGCGATGA
- a CDS encoding TfoX/Sxy family protein yields MNDELQHLRNLGKTSAQWLHAVGIHSASDLRRLGAVGAYQAVKSRGFRASKVLLYSIEAALLDMHWNDLPAERKQALDDQLDAKTPAQKKPK; encoded by the coding sequence ATGAACGATGAATTGCAGCATCTGAGAAATCTTGGCAAGACCTCCGCACAATGGCTTCATGCCGTCGGTATCCACAGTGCATCGGACCTGCGCCGCCTGGGCGCGGTGGGCGCCTATCAGGCCGTGAAGTCGCGAGGGTTCCGGGCCTCGAAGGTGTTGTTGTACTCCATCGAGGCAGCATTGCTGGACATGCACTGGAACGATTTGCCCGCCGAGCGCAAGCAGGCGCTCGACGATCAACTGGATGCCAAGACCCCTGCGCAAAAAAAACCAAAATAA
- a CDS encoding AAA family ATPase: MSQALISALQNPALYSHPVDGFQLIETHISWVLLTGEYAYKIKKPMNFGFLDFTGLDQRRHFCNEELRLNQRLTDGLYLEVLPITGSAEAPQLGGDGEPIEYALKMRQFPQGQMLNTLQANGELNAGHIDQMARQIAEFHLQAPKVAVDHPLGTPESVMAPVEQNFEQIRPFLTDKADLQQLDNLQAWARSSFERLHGLLESRKVNGFIRECHGDIHLGNATLIDGKVVIFDCIEFNEPFRLTDVYADIAFLAMDLEDRGLKCLARRFISQYLELTGDYEGLELLNFYKAYRALVRAKVALFSMPAEADGVQRATTLRTYRNYANLAESYSAIPSRLLAITHGVSAVGKSHVAMRLVEALGAVRVRSDVERKRLFGEQQQQSAGQLQAGIYDQDASRATYQRLHELAAIILRAGFPVVLDATYLKLAQRQAAAQVANETGVPFLILDCQAPDAVIASWLTQRQTEANDPSDATLEVVKAQQASREPLSAEELPHCKRVDTQESASMDQLIEQIRQRLPGI, translated from the coding sequence GTGAGCCAAGCCCTGATCAGCGCGCTGCAGAACCCCGCCCTCTATTCCCATCCGGTGGACGGGTTCCAGCTCATCGAGACGCATATCTCCTGGGTGCTGCTGACCGGCGAATATGCCTACAAGATCAAGAAGCCGATGAACTTCGGCTTCCTCGACTTCACCGGCCTGGACCAGCGCCGGCATTTCTGCAACGAAGAGCTGCGCCTGAACCAGCGCCTGACCGACGGCTTGTACCTGGAAGTCCTGCCGATCACCGGCAGCGCCGAGGCCCCGCAACTGGGCGGCGACGGCGAGCCGATCGAATATGCACTGAAGATGCGTCAGTTCCCCCAAGGGCAGATGCTCAATACCCTGCAGGCCAATGGCGAGCTGAACGCCGGCCACATCGACCAGATGGCCCGGCAGATCGCCGAGTTCCACCTGCAGGCGCCCAAGGTCGCGGTCGATCACCCTTTGGGGACACCGGAAAGCGTCATGGCCCCGGTGGAGCAGAACTTCGAGCAGATCCGCCCGTTCCTCACCGACAAGGCCGACCTGCAACAACTGGACAACCTGCAGGCCTGGGCCCGCAGCAGCTTCGAGCGGCTGCACGGCCTGCTCGAGTCGCGCAAGGTCAATGGCTTCATCCGTGAATGCCACGGCGACATCCACCTGGGCAATGCCACGCTGATCGATGGCAAGGTGGTGATCTTCGATTGCATCGAATTCAACGAGCCCTTCCGCCTGACCGATGTCTACGCCGACATCGCCTTCCTGGCCATGGACCTCGAGGACCGCGGCCTGAAGTGCCTGGCACGCCGCTTCATCAGCCAGTACCTGGAGCTGACCGGCGACTACGAAGGCCTGGAGTTGCTGAACTTCTACAAAGCGTACCGTGCCCTGGTACGCGCCAAGGTCGCCCTGTTCAGCATGCCGGCCGAAGCCGACGGCGTGCAGCGCGCCACCACCCTGCGCACCTACCGCAACTATGCCAACCTGGCCGAAAGCTACAGCGCTATTCCATCGCGCCTGCTGGCCATCACCCATGGCGTCTCGGCCGTGGGCAAGAGCCACGTGGCCATGCGCCTGGTCGAAGCCCTGGGCGCGGTTCGTGTACGTTCGGATGTCGAGCGCAAGCGCCTGTTCGGCGAGCAACAGCAACAAAGCGCAGGCCAACTGCAGGCCGGCATCTATGACCAGGACGCCAGCCGCGCCACGTATCAGCGCCTGCATGAGCTGGCGGCGATCATCCTGCGTGCAGGCTTCCCGGTGGTGCTCGATGCCACCTACCTCAAGCTGGCCCAGCGCCAGGCCGCGGCCCAGGTTGCCAACGAAACGGGCGTTCCGTTCCTGATCCTCGACTGCCAGGCGCCCGACGCCGTCATTGCCAGTTGGCTGACCCAGCGCCAGACCGAGGCTAACGACCCCTCCGATGCCACCCTGGAAGTGGTCAAGGCCCAACAGGCCAGCCGCGAACCGCTGAGCGCCGAAGAACTGCCCCACTGCAAGCGGGTGGACACTCAGGAAAGTGCCAGCATGGACCAGTTGATCGAGCAGATTCGCCAGCGCCTCCCGGGCATCTGA